The following are encoded together in the Candidatus Flexicrinis proximus genome:
- a CDS encoding S9 family peptidase: protein MKTRAMYGTWSSSVSSALVSTTAKLNDAMWAGETIVWHETRGAQHYVVSQSGSNAPRIISGDKASTGKIAYGGGMFGIRGYTVAFAGTGGRLYTVPASGGSIRPITPGFGGVGGIAISPDGDDVVFGHTYEDKDGLAIVDMGGQDFPRKLYYPSDFIMNPVWHPDGWHLAVMVWDHPNMPWDGCEIHMLTLNDRREVVSVEVLAGGREISVMQPTFSPDGRYLAYISDESGWWHIYFRDLISGEVRQITHGEAEYGGPQWGSGMRYFAFTPDSRAIVARRSEKVQHSLWRIDLESGGATPLLTALPYTFFAQISINLEGRVAVIASAPRIPHELISFDPDFSDVVIHARTVDGVFAPEVLSEPEHIVFTTRDNADSHGLFYPPTSTQFESSGLPPVIVFQHGGPTSANYLCFEPVLQFWATRGYAVFAVNFRGGTGYGRANMLKLNGRWGDIDLADSVDGVKSLATQGRIDPAKAVIYGGSSGGYAVLQGLCEYPGTFKAGVCLYGISDMFALAKETHKFEAHYNDSLLGPLPDAAALYRKRSPLFHNEKIRDALIVFQGADDIVVPQNQSDMMVNALRARGVPVEYHIYAGEGHGFRKPETVDHYLKHTLAFLERTVIYI from the coding sequence ATGAAAACCCGCGCGATGTACGGCACCTGGAGCAGTTCTGTCTCGTCGGCGCTCGTATCGACGACGGCAAAGCTGAACGACGCGATGTGGGCGGGAGAGACGATCGTCTGGCACGAGACGCGCGGCGCACAGCACTATGTCGTCTCGCAGTCCGGTTCCAACGCGCCAAGAATCATCAGCGGCGACAAAGCCTCAACCGGGAAGATCGCTTACGGCGGCGGCATGTTCGGTATCCGCGGCTATACGGTCGCGTTCGCGGGAACAGGCGGCCGGTTGTATACGGTTCCGGCCAGCGGCGGCTCGATCCGCCCGATCACGCCGGGATTTGGAGGCGTCGGCGGGATCGCGATTTCACCCGACGGCGACGATGTCGTCTTTGGCCACACCTACGAGGACAAGGACGGGCTGGCGATTGTGGATATGGGCGGGCAGGACTTTCCCCGCAAACTGTACTATCCAAGCGACTTCATAATGAATCCGGTGTGGCATCCCGACGGCTGGCATCTGGCGGTGATGGTCTGGGACCATCCGAATATGCCGTGGGACGGCTGCGAAATACACATGCTGACGCTCAACGACCGGCGAGAAGTCGTGAGCGTAGAAGTGCTGGCGGGCGGCCGCGAGATTTCGGTGATGCAGCCGACGTTTTCTCCGGACGGCCGCTATCTGGCCTATATCAGCGACGAGTCCGGCTGGTGGCATATCTACTTCCGCGACCTGATCTCGGGCGAAGTCCGGCAGATCACGCATGGCGAAGCCGAATACGGCGGCCCGCAGTGGGGGAGCGGTATGCGGTATTTCGCATTCACGCCCGACAGCCGGGCGATCGTTGCCCGCCGCAGCGAGAAAGTGCAGCATTCGCTGTGGCGCATCGACCTGGAGAGCGGCGGCGCAACACCGCTTCTCACGGCTCTTCCGTACACGTTTTTCGCGCAGATTTCGATCAATCTGGAAGGACGCGTGGCGGTTATCGCCTCTGCCCCGCGAATCCCGCATGAACTGATCTCATTCGATCCCGATTTCAGCGATGTGGTGATCCATGCACGCACCGTCGATGGGGTGTTCGCGCCGGAAGTCCTGAGCGAACCGGAACACATCGTTTTCACGACCCGCGATAATGCCGACAGCCACGGGTTGTTCTATCCGCCGACCAGCACACAGTTTGAATCGTCGGGTTTACCTCCTGTGATCGTTTTTCAGCACGGCGGCCCAACCAGCGCCAATTATCTGTGCTTCGAGCCTGTGCTCCAGTTCTGGGCGACGCGCGGGTATGCCGTGTTCGCGGTCAATTTCCGAGGCGGCACAGGGTATGGCCGCGCAAATATGCTAAAACTCAACGGACGGTGGGGCGATATCGACCTGGCAGACTCGGTGGACGGTGTGAAATCGCTGGCGACCCAGGGCCGAATCGACCCGGCGAAAGCGGTCATCTACGGCGGCAGTTCGGGCGGATACGCGGTACTGCAAGGGTTATGCGAATACCCGGGAACGTTCAAGGCCGGGGTCTGTCTGTACGGGATCAGCGATATGTTCGCGCTGGCGAAGGAAACACACAAATTCGAAGCCCACTATAACGACTCGCTTCTGGGACCACTGCCGGATGCCGCCGCCCTGTACCGCAAGCGCTCGCCGCTGTTCCATAACGAGAAGATCCGCGATGCGCTGATCGTGTTTCAGGGCGCCGACGATATCGTCGTGCCGCAAAATCAATCCGATATGATGGTGAATGCGCTCCGCGCACGCGGTGTGCCGGTCGAATACCACATTTATGCCGGCGAAGGCCACGGGTTCCGCAAACCAGAGACCGTCGATCACTACCTCAAGCACACACTGGCCTTTTTGGAACGCACGGTGATCTATATCTAG
- a CDS encoding type II secretion system F family protein, whose protein sequence is MTATSTLDAQIPELIRQLENALRGGYNLVQAFGIAERDMSVPMRDEAARLIADLRGGVPFLDACATWVTRVGSSDLDLVIACLKVQMDVGGNLADKLNLLGQIMAQRTLVTQA, encoded by the coding sequence ATGACCGCGACTAGTACACTCGACGCACAAATCCCCGAGCTGATCCGCCAGCTGGAGAACGCGCTGCGCGGCGGCTACAACCTGGTTCAGGCATTTGGCATCGCCGAACGCGATATGAGCGTCCCGATGCGCGATGAGGCTGCGCGCCTGATTGCCGATCTCCGCGGCGGCGTACCTTTTCTGGACGCATGCGCGACGTGGGTCACCCGCGTGGGCAGCAGCGACCTTGATCTTGTAATCGCCTGCCTGAAAGTCCAGATGGACGTGGGTGGTAACCTGGCGGACAAGCTGAACCTGCTCGGTCAGATCATGGCGCAGCGCACGCTGGTGACGCAGGCATAA
- a CDS encoding zinc-binding alcohol dehydrogenase — translation MPRRLAFTGAYAAELLDYDPPAPEPDQVRIRTTWASGKIGTTAAIFDNSAFRDHVFDTDMRLFLDSPGSASVPTPQNPSNSGTTGVGVVEAVGANVTRLRVGETVFGYMDIREVNLSPQGRIFPLGSLDPMTALCIEPAYVAFHCVRESNVRYGESVVVIGLGALGLLAVKMAHESGAETLIAADPMPERRALALQYGATAVLDPKACDVGLEVHKLTGGKGADIAIELSGVVPALTDAIRSVRIAGTVCSAGFYQTDAQGVWLGREFHHNRLTMIVPHGCGWGHPPRDTPRWDTERAYAAIASLMQQGRLDVPGLVNYKIGFEDSPQLFDRLKEQKGAVIKFAVKF, via the coding sequence ATGCCCCGCCGCCTTGCTTTCACCGGCGCGTATGCCGCCGAACTGCTCGACTACGATCCCCCCGCGCCTGAACCCGATCAGGTGCGCATCCGCACCACATGGGCGTCCGGCAAGATCGGCACCACTGCCGCCATTTTCGACAACAGCGCCTTCCGTGACCATGTCTTCGATACCGACATGCGCCTGTTCCTCGACTCGCCGGGCTCGGCCAGCGTCCCTACCCCGCAAAATCCGTCCAACAGCGGCACGACCGGCGTCGGCGTAGTCGAAGCGGTCGGCGCCAACGTCACCCGCTTGCGCGTCGGCGAGACCGTCTTCGGCTATATGGATATCCGCGAGGTCAACCTCAGCCCGCAGGGGCGCATCTTTCCGCTGGGCTCGCTCGACCCGATGACCGCGCTGTGCATCGAACCCGCCTACGTCGCGTTTCACTGCGTGCGGGAATCGAACGTGCGCTATGGCGAGTCGGTGGTTGTAATCGGCCTCGGCGCGCTGGGACTGCTGGCGGTCAAGATGGCGCACGAGAGCGGCGCGGAGACGCTGATCGCCGCCGATCCGATGCCGGAGCGGCGCGCGCTGGCGCTGCAGTACGGCGCGACGGCCGTGCTGGACCCGAAAGCCTGCGACGTCGGGCTGGAAGTCCACAAGCTGACCGGCGGCAAGGGCGCCGATATCGCCATCGAACTGAGCGGCGTCGTTCCGGCGCTGACCGATGCCATCCGCAGCGTGCGCATTGCCGGAACCGTCTGCTCCGCCGGGTTTTACCAGACCGACGCGCAGGGCGTGTGGCTGGGGCGCGAGTTCCACCACAACCGGCTGACGATGATCGTCCCGCACGGCTGCGGCTGGGGGCATCCCCCGCGGGATACGCCGCGCTGGGACACCGAGCGCGCCTATGCCGCGATCGCCAGCCTGATGCAGCAGGGGCGGCTGGATGTGCCGGGGCTGGTCAATTATAAGATCGGATTCGAGGACTCGCCGCAGTTGTTCGACCGCCTGAAAGAGCAGAAGGGCGCGGTCATCAAGTTCGCGGTGAAATTCTAG
- a CDS encoding sugar phosphate isomerase/epimerase, whose amino-acid sequence MKLAVQHHLIPGASLAEQFQRAAEFGFDGVELTAWGAPFSGAGAFSDHAAAIDSARQASGLPVSSLCSMGKDDFVHPDPVERRKRLDGLIAALKYAESLGASGVIGLPLRREIPLPDLSPIGDPAALATQLTVHTLREAVRQTPGQAAKILLEPLNRYETPFLKTLAHAGTLCSAAESPRVCIMADLFHMSIEEASLPAALTANAAQIGHVHVADSNRLLPGHGHTDFVGAFRALRTAGYSGWFALECGVPGDALQTLPAAVRYLRQCWDEAV is encoded by the coding sequence ATGAAACTCGCAGTTCAGCATCATCTCATCCCCGGCGCGTCGCTGGCAGAGCAGTTCCAGCGCGCGGCGGAATTTGGCTTCGACGGTGTGGAGCTGACCGCGTGGGGGGCGCCGTTCTCCGGCGCCGGCGCCTTCAGCGATCATGCGGCAGCCATCGACTCCGCACGGCAGGCGTCGGGCCTGCCGGTGTCGAGCTTGTGCAGCATGGGCAAAGACGATTTCGTCCACCCTGACCCGGTTGAACGCAGGAAACGGCTCGACGGGCTGATCGCCGCGCTCAAATACGCCGAGTCGCTCGGTGCATCGGGCGTGATCGGGCTGCCGCTGCGGCGTGAAATCCCGCTGCCGGACCTGTCGCCGATTGGCGATCCGGCCGCGCTGGCAACCCAGCTCACCGTCCATACGCTGCGCGAGGCGGTCCGCCAGACGCCAGGGCAGGCGGCGAAAATCCTGCTCGAACCGCTCAACCGCTACGAGACGCCATTTCTCAAGACGCTGGCGCATGCCGGCACGCTGTGCAGTGCCGCCGAGTCGCCGCGCGTGTGCATCATGGCCGACCTGTTCCACATGAGCATCGAGGAAGCCAGCCTGCCCGCCGCGTTGACGGCCAATGCCGCGCAGATCGGGCATGTGCACGTTGCGGACAGCAACCGCCTGCTGCCCGGTCATGGTCATACGGACTTTGTGGGGGCTTTCCGCGCCCTGCGCACCGCAGGGTACTCCGGTTGGTTCGCGCTGGAGTGCGGCGTGCCCGGCGACGCACTTCAGACCCTGCCGGCAGCAGTGCGCTACCTGCGCCAGTGCTGGGACGAGGCGGTGTAG
- a CDS encoding guanylate kinase: MTQSYGSGQIFVLVGPGGAGKNTLMKMVLPRIENLSQLATATTRAIRPGEQENREHLFVSLDTFNQWIQDGKLLEFQEVHPGRFYGVPRAPLEEAFREGRDLIADIEIAGAEKILAAFPDNTVLIFIAAPSLDVLERRMRERGESEQGVRDRMARAEREMAFAMNCPVYIVNHDLDKASEELEQAILKARETRKVEA; this comes from the coding sequence ATGACGCAATCCTATGGGTCGGGGCAGATTTTCGTTCTCGTCGGTCCCGGCGGCGCGGGCAAGAACACGCTCATGAAGATGGTCCTGCCGCGCATCGAAAACCTCTCGCAGCTGGCGACCGCAACCACCCGCGCGATTCGTCCCGGGGAACAAGAAAACCGCGAACACCTCTTCGTCAGCCTCGACACCTTCAACCAGTGGATCCAGGACGGCAAACTGCTCGAATTTCAGGAGGTCCACCCCGGCCGCTTTTACGGCGTGCCGCGCGCCCCGCTGGAGGAAGCCTTCCGCGAGGGACGCGACCTGATCGCCGATATTGAGATTGCCGGAGCGGAGAAGATCCTCGCCGCCTTTCCCGACAACACGGTGCTGATCTTTATCGCCGCGCCCAGCCTCGACGTTCTCGAACGGCGCATGCGCGAACGGGGCGAAAGTGAGCAGGGCGTCCGCGACCGGATGGCCCGCGCCGAGCGCGAGATGGCGTTTGCCATGAATTGTCCGGTCTACATCGTCAACCACGATCTGGACAAAGCATCCGAAGAACTCGAACAGGCAATTCTCAAGGCGCGCGAAACCCGTAAGGTCGAGGCCTAG
- a CDS encoding aminomethyl transferase family protein, with product MESLAHHHLSKGAILADDGIPQQFGEPAAEYAAALTGAALFDRSHEARLRLDGDDRYPFLQRISTNDVLKLRAGTGCATIFTNPNGRVIDRIEVYAGESYTMLTGGPGRAEPLLRYLQRNIFFRDKVKVSDMTAATRQFALHGPLAAELIEKIAPGTRLLPLHSYHAAEIDGTQVMIARAKPISGDHFRLIMAGDGAIGVWDALKALGTVPAGSQTYNVLRIRAGLPAAGRELSEDYIPLELGLWDEVSFAKGCYTGQEIIARMESRGKLAKTLVSVQLDSAADSPIDILIDGKRAGTLTSAATAPDGIHYAIGLLKPDLAVPGTRAVTAAGVGLVVTGLPGAQPPG from the coding sequence ATGGAGTCTTTGGCGCACCACCATTTATCCAAAGGCGCGATTTTGGCCGACGACGGCATCCCGCAGCAGTTCGGCGAGCCGGCCGCAGAGTATGCAGCAGCGCTGACCGGCGCGGCCCTCTTCGATCGTTCGCATGAGGCGCGCCTGCGGCTCGACGGCGACGACCGCTATCCCTTCCTCCAACGTATCAGCACCAACGATGTCCTCAAGCTGCGCGCCGGCACGGGCTGCGCGACGATTTTCACCAACCCAAACGGCCGCGTGATCGACCGCATCGAAGTCTATGCCGGCGAGTCGTATACCATGCTGACCGGCGGGCCGGGCCGCGCAGAGCCGCTGCTGCGTTATCTCCAGCGCAATATCTTCTTCCGCGATAAGGTCAAGGTCAGTGACATGACCGCGGCCACGCGCCAGTTCGCGCTGCATGGCCCGCTGGCCGCCGAACTCATCGAGAAGATCGCCCCCGGCACGCGGTTGCTCCCGCTGCACAGCTACCACGCGGCGGAAATCGACGGGACGCAGGTGATGATCGCCCGCGCCAAGCCTATCAGCGGCGACCACTTCCGCCTGATAATGGCCGGCGACGGTGCTATCGGGGTGTGGGATGCCCTCAAGGCGCTCGGCACCGTACCGGCCGGGTCGCAGACCTATAACGTGCTGCGCATCCGCGCGGGTCTGCCCGCCGCCGGCCGCGAGCTGAGCGAGGACTACATCCCGCTTGAACTGGGGCTGTGGGACGAAGTGAGTTTTGCGAAGGGCTGTTATACCGGTCAGGAGATCATCGCCCGAATGGAGAGCCGCGGCAAACTCGCCAAGACTCTGGTCTCCGTGCAGCTCGACAGCGCCGCCGACAGCCCGATCGACATCCTGATCGACGGCAAACGTGCCGGAACGCTGACCAGCGCCGCCACCGCTCCGGATGGGATCCACTATGCGATCGGGCTGCTCAAGCCAGACCTGGCTGTACCCGGGACGCGCGCGGTCACCGCAGCGGGTGTCGGCCTGGTGGTGACCGGGCTTCCCGGCGCGCAGCCACCCGGCTGA